The following are encoded together in the Chlorocebus sabaeus isolate Y175 chromosome 20, mChlSab1.0.hap1, whole genome shotgun sequence genome:
- the RBM15 gene encoding RNA-binding protein 15, protein MRTAGRDPVPRRSPRWRRAVPLCETSAGRRVDQLRGDGLRGPATMKGKERSPVKAKRSRGGEDSTSRGERSKKLGGSGGSNGSSSGKTDSGGGSRRSLHLDKSSSRGGSREYDTGGGSSSSRLHSYSSPSTKNSSGGGESRSSSRGGGGESRSSGAASSAPGGGDGAEYKTLKISELGSQLSDEAVEDGLFHEFKRFGDVSVKISHLSGSGSGDERVAFVNFRRPEDARAAKHARGRLVLYDRPLKIEAVYVSRRRSRSPLDKDTYPPSASVVGASVGGHRHPPGGGGGQRSLSPGGAALGYRDYRLQQLALGRLPPPPPPPLPRELERERDYPFYERVRPAYSLEPRVGAGAGAAPFREVDEISPEDDQRANRTLFLGNLDITVTESDLRRAFDRFGVITEVDIKRPSRGQTSTYGFLKFENLDMSHRAKLAMSGKIIIRNPIKIGYGKATPTTRLWVGGLGPWVPLAALAREFDRFGTIRTIDYRKGDSWAYIQYESLDAAHAAWTHMRGFPLGGPDRRLRVDFADTEHRYQQQYLQPLPLTHYELVTDAFGHRAPDPLRGARDRTPPLLYRDRDRDLYPDSDWVPPPPPVRERSTRTAATSVPAYEPLDSLDRRRDGWSLDRDRGDRDLPSSRDQPRKRRLPEESGGRHLDRSPESDRPRKRHCAPSPDRSPELSSSRDRYNSDNDRSSRLLLERPSPIRDRRGSLEKSQGDKRDRKNSASAERDRKHRTTAPTEGKSPLKKEDRSDGSAPSTSTASCKLKSPSQKQDGGTAPAAAASPKLCLAWQGMLLLKNSNFPSNMHLLQGDLQVASSLLVEGSTGGKVAQLKITQRLRLDQPKLDEVTRRIKVAGPNGYAILLAVPGSSDSRSSSSSAASDTATSTQRPLRNLVSYLKQKQAAGVISLPVGGNKDKENTGVLHAFPPCEFSQQFLDSPAKALAKSEEDYLVMIIVRAKLVEQRMKIWNSKL, encoded by the exons ATGAGGACTGCGGGGCGGGACCCTGTGCCGCGGCGGAGTCCAAGATGGCGGCGTGCGGTTCCGCTGTGTGAAACGAGCGCGGGGCGGCGGGTTGATCAGCTCCGCGGAGACGGCCTCCGAGGACCCGCAACAATGAAGGGAAAAGAGCGCTCGCCAGTCAAGGCCAAACGCTCCCGTGGTGGTGAGGACTCGACTTCCCGCGGAGAGCGGAGCAAGAAGTTAGGGGGCTCTGGTGGCAGCAATGGGAGCAGCAGCGGAAAGACCGATAGCGGCGGCGGTTCGCGGCGGAGTCTCCACCTGGACAAGTCCAGCAGTCGAGGTGGCAGCCGCGAGTATGACACCGGTGGGGGCAGCTCCAGTAGCCGCTTGCATAGTTATAGCTCCCCGAGCACCAAAAATTCTTCGGGCGGGGGCGAGTCGCGCAGCAGCTCCCGGGGTGGAGGCGGGGAGTCACGTTCCTCTGGGGCCGCCTCCTCAGCTCCCGGCGGCGGGGACGGCGCGGAATACAAGACTCTGAAGATAAGCGAGTTGGGGTCACAGCTTAGTGACGAAGCTGTGGAGGACGGCCTGTTTCATGAGTTCAAACGTTTCGGTGATGTAAGTGTCAAAATCAGTCATCTGTCGGGTTCTGGCAGCGGGGATGAGCGGGTAGCCTTTGTGAACTTCCGGCGGCCAGAGGACGCGCGGGCGGCCAAGCATGCCAGAGGCCGCCTGGTGCTCTATGACCGGCCTCTGAAGATAGAAGCTGTGTATGTGAGCCGGCGCCGCAGCCGCTCCCCTTTAGACAAAGATACTTATCCTCCTTCAGCCAGCGTGGTCGGGGCCTCTGTAGGTGGTCACCGGCACCCCCCTGGAGGTGGTGGAGGCCAGAGATCACTTTCCCCTGGTGGCGCTGCTTTGGGATACAGAGACTACCGGCTGCAGCAGTTGGCTCTTGGCCGCCTGCCCCCTCCACCTCCGCCACCATTGCCTCGAgagctggagagagaaagagactacCCGTTCTATGAGAGAGTGCGCCCTGCATACAGTCTTGAGCCAAGGGTGGGAGCTGGAGCAGGTGCTGCTCCTTTCAGAGAAGTGGATGAGATTTCACCCGAGGATGATCAGCGAGCTAACCGGACGCTTTTCTTGGGCAACCTAGACATCACTGTAACGGAGAGTGATCTAAGAAGGGCGTTTGATCGCTTTGGAGTCATCACAGAAGTAGATATCAAGAGGCCTTCTCGCGGCCAGACTAGTACTTACGGCTTTCTCAAATTTGAGAACTTAGATATGTCTCACCGGGCCAAATTAGCAATGTCCGGCAAAATTATAATTCGGAATCCTATCAAAATTGGTTATGGGAAAGCTACACCCACCACCCGCCTCTGGGTGGGAGGCCTGGGACCTTGGGTTCCTCTTGCTGCCCTGGCACGAGAATTTGATCGATTTGGCACCATACGCACCATAGACTACCGAAAAGGTGATAGTTGGGCATATATCCAGTATGAAAGCCTGGATGCAGCGCATGCTGCCTGGACCCATATGCGGGGCTTCCCACTTGGTGGCCCAGATCGACGCCTTAGAGTAGACTTTGCTGACACCGAACATCGTTACCAGCAGCAGtatctgcagcctctgcccttgACTCATTATGAGCTGGTGACAGATGCTTTTGGACATCGGGCACCTGACCCTTTGAGGGGTGCTCGGGATAGGACACCACCCTTACTATACAGAGATCGTGATAGGGACCTTTATCCTGACTCTGATTGggtgccacccccacccccagtccgAGAACGCAGCACTCGGACTGCAGCTACTTCTGTGCCTGCTTACGAGCCACTGGATAGCCTTGATCGCAGGCGGGATGGTTGGTCCTTGGACCGGGACAGAGGTGATCGAGATCTGcccagcagcagagaccagcctaggaagcGAAGGCTGCCTGAGGAGAGTGGAGGACGTCATCTGGATAGGTCTCCTGAGAGTGACCGCCCACGAAAACGTCACTGCGCTCCTTCTCCTGACCGCAGTCCAGAATTGAGCAGTAGCCGGGATCGTTACAACAGCGACAATGATCGATCTTCCCGTCTTCTCTTGGAAAGGCCCTCTCCAATCAGAGACAGACGAGGTAGTTTGGAGAAGAGCCAGGGTGACAAGCGAGACCGTAAAAACTCTGCATCAGCTGAACGAGATAGGAAGCACCGGACAACTGCTCCCACTGAGGGAAAAAGCCCTCTGAAAAAAGAAGACCGCTCTGATGGGAGTGCACCTAGCACCAGCACTGCTTCCTGCAAGCTGAAGTCCCCGTCCCAGAAACAGGATGGGGGGACAGCCCCTGCGGCAGCAGCCTCTCCCAAACTCTGTTTGGCCTGGCAGGGCATGCTTCTACTGAAGAACAGCAACTTTCCTTCCAACATGCATCTGTTGCAGGGTGACCTCCAAGTGGCTAGTAGTCTTCTTGTGGAGGGTTCAACTGGAGGCAAAGTGGCCCAGCTCAAGATCACTCAGCGTCTCCGTTTGGACCAGCCCAAGTTGGATGAAGTAACTCGACGCATTAAAGTAGCAGGGCCCAATGGTTATGCCATTCTTCTGGCTGTGCCTGGAAGTTCTGACAGCcggtcctcctcttcctcagctgCATCAGACACTGCCACTTCTACTCAGAGGCCACTTAGGAACCTTGTGTCCTATTTAAAGCAAAAGCAGGCAGCCGGGGTGATCAGCCTCCCTGTGGGGGGCAACAAAGACAAGGAAAACACCGGGGTCCTTCATGCCTTCCCACCTTGTGAGTTCTCCCAGCAGTTCCTGGATTCCCCTGCCAAGGCACTGGCCAAATCTGAAGAAGATTACCTGGTCATGATCATTGTCCGTG CAAAACTGGTTGAACAGCGGATGAAGATATGGAATTCAAAGCTCTAA